A part of Streptomyces sp. NBC_01451 genomic DNA contains:
- a CDS encoding acyltransferase family protein, with protein sequence MSMQGADSGPPARGRVVGGTRKGGPQAIPSPRQPLPLATAEQSRGPTGATTSKPGRTTEKPARTTAKHAALPGRGDRRLYAIDGLRLLAALVVAFHHYAGTWRVDRPGNAIWGRPVSDIMPTWFRFSAYGWIGVEVFFVISGFVICMSCWGRTPRQFFTSRVIRLYPAYWFAILFTSAALIAMPGVWQRHRARDVLLNFTMLQSGSFVSNVDSVYWTLWSELRFYLLFMAVVVAGLTYRRVVVFCCLWGAAAMIAPAAGFRPATLIINPEGAWYFIAGLALYLMYRFGQDLLLWGILGMSWLMGQRELGHRIDTVERVSSWRGSVLIFTVFLLVMVAVSLGHTDRIRWKWLVTAGALTYPFYLTHYLVGTTVINRLHDAMDPRLLVVSVIAGFLVLSWLVHKFVEAPLARLLKRGLDTSFARLRNASSMS encoded by the coding sequence GTGTCGATGCAGGGCGCGGACAGTGGGCCGCCGGCGCGCGGGCGGGTCGTGGGCGGGACGCGGAAAGGGGGCCCGCAGGCGATCCCGTCACCGCGACAGCCCCTCCCGCTCGCCACGGCCGAGCAGTCGCGCGGGCCCACCGGGGCGACGACCAGCAAGCCCGGCAGGACGACGGAAAAGCCCGCCCGGACCACGGCGAAGCACGCCGCCCTCCCGGGGCGCGGCGACCGTCGGCTCTACGCCATCGACGGGCTCCGTCTGCTCGCCGCGCTCGTCGTGGCCTTCCACCACTACGCCGGAACCTGGAGGGTGGACCGGCCGGGCAACGCGATCTGGGGCAGGCCGGTGTCCGACATCATGCCGACCTGGTTCCGGTTCTCCGCGTACGGCTGGATCGGCGTCGAAGTCTTCTTCGTGATCAGCGGGTTCGTGATCTGCATGTCGTGCTGGGGGCGCACCCCGCGCCAGTTCTTCACCTCCCGCGTGATCCGGCTCTACCCGGCCTACTGGTTCGCCATCCTCTTCACCTCGGCCGCCCTGATCGCCATGCCCGGTGTGTGGCAGCGGCACCGGGCGCGTGACGTCCTGCTCAACTTCACGATGCTGCAGTCCGGTTCGTTCGTCTCGAACGTCGACAGCGTGTACTGGACCCTCTGGTCGGAGCTGCGCTTCTACCTGCTCTTCATGGCCGTCGTCGTGGCCGGGCTGACGTACCGCAGGGTCGTGGTGTTCTGCTGCCTGTGGGGCGCCGCCGCGATGATCGCGCCGGCCGCGGGATTCCGCCCGGCGACGCTGATCATCAACCCCGAGGGTGCCTGGTACTTCATCGCGGGCCTCGCCCTCTACCTCATGTACCGCTTCGGCCAGGACCTGCTGCTCTGGGGCATCCTCGGCATGTCCTGGCTGATGGGACAGCGGGAACTCGGGCACCGCATCGACACGGTCGAACGGGTCTCCAGCTGGCGCGGCAGCGTGCTGATCTTCACCGTGTTCCTGCTCGTCATGGTCGCCGTCTCGCTCGGCCACACCGACCGCATCCGCTGGAAGTGGCTGGTCACGGCAGGTGCGTTGACGTACCCCTTCTATCTGACGCACTACCTCGTCGGTACGACGGTCATCAACCGCCTGCACGACGCCATGGACCCCCGGCTCCTGGTCGTGTCCGTGATCGCCGGCTTCCTCGTACTGAGCTGGCTGGTGCACAAGTTCGTGGAAGCGCCCCTCGCGCGGCTGCTGAAGCGGGGCCTGGACACGTCGTTCGCGCGGCTGCGCAACGCCTCGTCCATGTCCTGA
- a CDS encoding Tat pathway signal sequence domain protein — protein MNGRSDREGAPGVPDVPGAPGPALSRRTLIGAAGLGAAALTAAGSGIAGAAGSSTGYGTSAQRRAHSFLAAAMDAYPDHGEVRLTQSYTDQAGLFSTAFTYDNALVILAHLAARTETGRRRAVALGDALLYAQAHDPVYDDGRLRQAYNVGPYVFYDGVAQPDGFVRADGTANVGTQFGFTGTAVGDMAWAGIALAALARRTGKRRFLDGAVRIGTWIEVNASTQQPLGGYKFGVDGANAKLPFSSTEHNTDLVGLFGQLALLTGDPVWRQRRSRARAFVEKMWESTAGTGTGFFYTGTNDGVTVNRSPIPEDTQTWTHLALNSRRYSGSLDWAATELAVLDRADRTNSTVPAGQSYEGVTFSSASLVADEDTPIAAFQPKPDRNGVWFEGTAHLALALRDRAGHGDEARAHRLIASIERAQELLGTGQTIGGLAVPERAGVVSASSPLDTGFGFGYYPYRHTGATAWYLLAAARANPLRA, from the coding sequence ATGAACGGCAGGTCCGACAGAGAAGGCGCACCAGGCGTACCCGACGTACCCGGCGCGCCGGGCCCCGCGCTCAGCCGCCGCACGCTCATCGGGGCCGCCGGCCTCGGTGCCGCAGCGCTCACCGCGGCGGGCTCGGGAATCGCGGGCGCCGCCGGCTCATCGACCGGCTACGGGACCTCCGCCCAGCGCCGCGCCCACTCCTTCCTGGCCGCCGCCATGGACGCCTACCCCGATCACGGCGAGGTCCGCCTCACCCAGAGCTACACGGACCAGGCGGGCCTGTTCAGCACGGCGTTCACCTACGACAACGCCCTCGTGATCCTCGCCCACCTCGCCGCACGCACCGAGACGGGCCGCCGTCGGGCCGTCGCCCTCGGGGACGCCCTGCTGTACGCGCAGGCGCACGACCCGGTGTACGACGACGGCAGGCTCCGGCAGGCCTACAACGTCGGACCGTACGTCTTCTACGACGGGGTCGCCCAGCCCGACGGGTTCGTGCGGGCCGACGGCACCGCCAACGTCGGCACCCAGTTCGGGTTCACCGGTACCGCCGTGGGAGACATGGCCTGGGCCGGTATCGCGCTCGCCGCGCTGGCCCGCCGGACCGGGAAGCGCCGCTTCCTCGACGGTGCCGTGCGGATCGGCACCTGGATCGAGGTGAACGCCAGTACCCAACAGCCCCTCGGCGGCTACAAGTTCGGGGTCGACGGCGCGAACGCGAAACTGCCGTTCAGCTCGACCGAGCACAACACCGACCTGGTCGGCCTCTTCGGACAGCTCGCCCTGCTCACCGGGGACCCGGTGTGGCGCCAACGGCGGTCGAGGGCGCGGGCGTTCGTCGAGAAGATGTGGGAGTCGACCGCAGGAACCGGCACCGGATTCTTCTACACGGGCACCAATGACGGAGTGACCGTCAACAGGTCCCCGATCCCCGAGGACACCCAGACCTGGACCCACCTCGCCCTCAACTCCCGTCGCTACTCCGGTTCGTTGGACTGGGCCGCCACCGAACTGGCCGTCCTGGACCGGGCGGACCGCACCAACAGCACGGTGCCCGCCGGGCAGTCGTACGAGGGAGTCACCTTCAGCTCCGCGAGCCTGGTGGCCGACGAGGACACCCCCATCGCCGCGTTCCAGCCCAAGCCGGACCGCAACGGCGTCTGGTTCGAGGGGACCGCGCACCTCGCCCTCGCCCTCCGGGACCGCGCCGGGCACGGCGACGAGGCGCGCGCCCACCGGCTGATCGCCTCCATCGAGCGGGCCCAGGAACTCCTCGGCACCGGCCAGACCATCGGCGGCCTGGCCGTGCCCGAGCGCGCCGGGGTCGTCTCGGCGAGCAGTCCCCTCGACACCGGATTCGGCTTCGGCTACTACCCGTACCGCCACACGGGCGCGACCGCCTGGTACCTGCTGGCGGCGGCCCGTGCGAACCCCCTGCGCGCCTGA
- a CDS encoding ACP S-malonyltransferase has translation MPRSLTHTVPNPATTATAPDRLAPVDDLRTKDRIRVAGFFPGLGSRAAYRNLGRTLLDSGVPEITALYEEAARALGVPGRPERLLPTAENLPGEPIERQGFIGAALLVHSLALDAFLRDRIDENGTPVGLVAYTGESFGILAAAVASGSLSVFDGVKIAQAFTPLMLLAAGTDPADTAAPSYDEPFARAIARYLPESVRRTPLVPEPSHVLALRAPTPDALATVLDEIRGSYPARDVELHKAYSPTQANLYVRTGVKAGFDRFMAAHPHIATEELKDPTVFLAHSSRMRPARHALERFLDVNRIRFEEPRVPVVSNHDASLLTTAAGVRRGVLAMTDQVMASRDTCEILGGLDTDVVLELGPGAKSVQLLRDNDFAAPVMAYTGSEEDTETFLRAVTVMDALMASLERLYAADEQPLEAREARETHQAPYDILRELFRLADRSEFCDDYFSRSLGRVITAEMLSPSREGSAAFYAFLETFQHTRNHREHLAVGRGELAVKARLKKRITTAAQEDPALLGRATVELKVLDRAGNTGTRTVDTARPEVVVFHFDGLGGVDAETMARRTRLLLDTQPTALQTYNRMLEGLHLDRLDQLDSLGDDTIPRIGHRVVYQYLLFDALVQHRPALFAQSDHYLEGGDPLGWLVALAVAGSLPPADAVVLFEQYEQVGQVGQREARPRREAVERMLERLTEAEIPLVSPEGVPVQSRRDLQDATRAVLLSGALDGGVRRVHLNGNCQVLALGSDPAAGHDGLDTGRYDARLVRITEPAESWKRRLNPALDDFESACVLALTEENERVLHNARSRRLLSSTVYAYTHIDEAIVGFGKGGSESMTIFVRKAGEERITVRKILSEALTTAHWHPDGDGVMLPPFAKAAKQAEFLQSLPAPVRDYFPEVYDVREREVPVGGPAHDPAGDPAGDSAGDSAGDSARAGGREVGREVIYEMSYVAGDEVSRFVERHTPPPAVVARLYEQIIRVLYEDVHSVGRVAAPGETLDISYFRKIEDRLALCRRTAPRTFGSALLDTERIVVNGVSYLNSGALLKRFRAAPEFLEILEPAFHSLVMGDTNTENIKLTNSEPLLHAQRLIESGADEGQVRAALDAITAEALGIRFLDPRAIGFKGEGRDTRDDAMYDNKPWHNSIGHYDEIHFEQFTMNVEAGEEGAAPRVDIAFHDGNPYQRAYRVRDVVATGGSVDPGSPDGMEDWFAPVMTAALGLDDPGSPFLRDDPYWLIRFVFMMGQHFTAMPPFHFQQELDGTLLDSFQTQRRPVAIYCEGVKWLNWALEMLEGTRTEFLGLRVPPLPYRPGN, from the coding sequence GTGCCCCGGTCCCTGACCCACACCGTCCCGAACCCGGCCACCACCGCGACCGCCCCCGACCGCCTCGCCCCCGTCGACGACCTCCGCACCAAGGACCGCATCCGCGTCGCCGGCTTCTTCCCCGGCCTCGGCAGCCGCGCCGCCTACCGGAACCTCGGCCGGACCCTGCTCGACTCGGGCGTCCCCGAGATCACCGCCCTGTACGAGGAGGCCGCCCGCGCACTGGGCGTGCCCGGCCGGCCGGAACGGCTGCTGCCGACCGCCGAGAACCTGCCCGGCGAGCCGATCGAGCGACAGGGTTTCATCGGCGCGGCCCTGCTGGTGCACAGCCTGGCCCTGGACGCCTTCCTGCGGGACCGGATCGACGAGAACGGCACCCCCGTCGGCCTCGTCGCCTACACCGGCGAGAGCTTCGGCATCCTGGCGGCGGCCGTGGCGAGCGGTTCCCTGTCGGTGTTCGACGGCGTCAAGATCGCCCAGGCGTTCACCCCGCTGATGCTGCTGGCCGCCGGTACCGACCCGGCCGACACGGCCGCGCCCTCGTACGACGAGCCCTTCGCCCGCGCCATCGCCCGGTACCTCCCCGAGTCCGTCCGCCGTACGCCCCTCGTCCCGGAGCCCTCCCACGTCCTGGCCCTGCGGGCCCCGACCCCCGACGCGCTCGCCACCGTGCTGGACGAGATCCGCGGCTCGTATCCGGCCCGGGACGTCGAGCTGCACAAGGCGTACTCGCCGACACAGGCCAATCTGTACGTCCGTACCGGCGTCAAGGCGGGCTTCGACCGGTTCATGGCCGCGCATCCGCACATCGCCACCGAGGAGCTGAAGGACCCGACCGTCTTTCTGGCCCACTCCTCCCGGATGCGCCCCGCCCGGCACGCGCTGGAACGATTCCTCGACGTCAACCGCATCCGCTTCGAGGAGCCCCGCGTCCCCGTGGTGTCGAACCACGACGCGTCCCTCCTCACCACCGCGGCCGGCGTCCGGCGCGGTGTGCTGGCCATGACGGACCAGGTCATGGCGTCCCGGGACACCTGCGAGATCCTCGGCGGCCTCGACACGGACGTGGTCCTGGAACTGGGCCCGGGCGCCAAGTCCGTACAGCTCCTGCGGGACAACGACTTCGCCGCTCCGGTGATGGCGTACACAGGCAGCGAGGAGGACACCGAGACGTTCCTCCGGGCCGTCACCGTCATGGACGCGCTCATGGCGTCGCTGGAGCGGCTCTACGCGGCGGACGAGCAGCCGCTGGAAGCGCGGGAAGCACGGGAAACGCACCAGGCGCCATACGACATTCTGCGCGAGCTCTTCCGGCTCGCCGACCGGAGCGAGTTCTGCGACGACTACTTCTCGCGCTCCCTCGGCCGGGTCATCACCGCGGAGATGCTGAGCCCCTCGCGGGAGGGGTCGGCGGCGTTCTACGCGTTCCTCGAAACCTTCCAGCACACCCGGAACCACCGGGAGCACCTCGCCGTCGGCCGGGGCGAACTGGCCGTCAAGGCGCGGCTGAAGAAGCGGATCACCACGGCGGCGCAGGAGGATCCCGCGCTACTGGGCCGGGCCACCGTCGAGCTGAAGGTGCTCGACCGCGCCGGGAACACCGGCACGCGGACGGTCGACACCGCCCGCCCCGAGGTGGTCGTCTTCCACTTCGACGGGCTCGGGGGCGTCGACGCGGAGACCATGGCCCGTCGGACCCGGCTGCTCCTCGACACCCAGCCGACGGCGCTGCAGACCTACAACCGCATGCTCGAAGGCCTGCATCTCGACCGGCTGGACCAGTTGGACTCGCTCGGCGACGACACGATTCCCCGGATCGGTCACCGGGTCGTCTACCAGTACCTGCTGTTCGACGCGTTGGTGCAGCACCGGCCCGCCCTGTTCGCACAGAGCGACCACTATCTCGAAGGCGGCGACCCGCTCGGCTGGCTGGTCGCGCTCGCCGTTGCCGGTTCGCTGCCACCGGCCGACGCGGTCGTCCTGTTCGAGCAGTACGAGCAGGTCGGGCAGGTCGGGCAGCGCGAGGCGCGTCCGCGCCGGGAGGCTGTGGAGCGGATGCTGGAGCGGCTCACCGAGGCCGAGATTCCCCTGGTCTCGCCGGAGGGTGTGCCGGTGCAGTCCCGCAGGGACCTCCAGGACGCGACCCGGGCCGTCCTGCTGTCCGGCGCCCTGGACGGCGGGGTGCGCCGGGTTCATCTCAACGGCAACTGCCAGGTTCTCGCGCTGGGTTCGGACCCGGCGGCCGGTCACGACGGTCTCGACACCGGGCGGTACGACGCCCGTCTCGTCCGGATCACGGAGCCCGCCGAGTCCTGGAAGAGGCGGCTCAACCCGGCCCTGGACGACTTCGAGTCCGCCTGTGTCCTCGCGCTCACCGAGGAGAACGAGCGCGTCCTGCACAACGCCCGCAGCCGCCGCCTCCTCTCCAGCACGGTCTACGCCTACACCCACATCGACGAGGCGATCGTCGGCTTCGGCAAGGGCGGCAGCGAGTCCATGACGATCTTCGTCAGGAAGGCGGGCGAGGAACGGATCACGGTCCGCAAGATCCTCAGCGAGGCCCTGACGACCGCCCACTGGCACCCGGACGGCGACGGAGTGATGCTCCCGCCGTTCGCGAAGGCCGCCAAGCAGGCCGAGTTCCTCCAGTCCCTGCCCGCCCCGGTGCGCGACTACTTCCCCGAGGTGTACGACGTACGGGAACGCGAGGTCCCGGTCGGCGGTCCGGCCCATGACCCGGCCGGTGACCCGGCCGGTGATTCGGCCGGTGATTCGGCCGGTGATTCGGCTCGCGCGGGCGGGCGCGAGGTCGGGCGCGAGGTCATCTACGAGATGAGCTACGTGGCCGGGGACGAGGTCAGCCGGTTCGTGGAACGGCACACTCCGCCGCCGGCCGTGGTCGCCCGTCTCTACGAGCAGATCATCCGGGTGCTGTACGAGGACGTGCACAGCGTCGGACGGGTCGCGGCGCCCGGCGAGACGCTGGACATCTCCTACTTCCGGAAGATCGAGGACCGGCTCGCCCTGTGCCGCCGAACGGCACCGCGCACCTTCGGCTCCGCGCTCCTGGACACCGAACGGATCGTCGTCAACGGCGTCTCCTACCTCAACTCCGGTGCCCTGCTGAAGCGTTTCCGGGCGGCCCCCGAATTCCTGGAGATCCTCGAACCGGCCTTCCACTCGCTCGTCATGGGCGACACGAACACCGAGAACATCAAGCTCACGAACAGTGAACCCCTGCTGCACGCGCAGCGGTTGATCGAGTCCGGGGCGGACGAGGGGCAGGTGCGGGCGGCTCTCGACGCGATCACCGCCGAGGCGCTGGGCATCAGGTTCCTAGACCCGCGCGCGATCGGCTTCAAGGGTGAGGGCCGGGACACGCGCGACGACGCGATGTACGACAACAAGCCCTGGCACAACTCCATCGGCCACTACGACGAGATCCACTTCGAGCAGTTCACGATGAACGTGGAGGCCGGCGAGGAAGGGGCCGCGCCGCGCGTCGACATCGCGTTCCACGACGGCAACCCGTACCAACGGGCCTACCGCGTAAGGGATGTGGTCGCGACCGGGGGCTCGGTCGACCCCGGCTCCCCCGACGGCATGGAGGACTGGTTCGCGCCCGTGATGACGGCGGCGCTCGGCCTGGACGACCCCGGCTCGCCGTTCCTGAGGGACGACCCGTACTGGCTGATCCGGTTCGTCTTCATGATGGGCCAGCACTTCACGGCGATGCCGCCCTTCCACTTCCAGCAGGAACTGGACGGCACCCTCCTCGACAGCTTCCAGACCCAGCGCCGCCCGGTCGCCATCTACTGCGAGGGCGTCAAGTGGCTGAACTGGGCCCTGGAAATGCTGGAGGGCACGCGGACCGAGTTCCTGGGACTCCGGGTGCCGCCGCTGCCGTACCGCCCGGGCAACTGA
- a CDS encoding MFS transporter has protein sequence MPIGLIALALGGFGIGLTEFGIVGLLPEVADDFDVSESVAGYLVSGYALSVAIGALGLTAAIARFDRKKVLVGLMTLFIVGNLLSAVAPTYSLLMVGRVVAALCHGAFFSVGAVVASDMVAENKKGSAIALMFGGLTAANVLGVPLGTFLGQQLGWRSTFWAITILGFVTLAGIQALVPQSTASAPTDLRTELAVFRRGQVWVSITLSILAFGGVIGGYTYIAFTLTEVSGFSDSAVPWLLVLFGVGTFVGNFFGGKAADKSLNNTLIGAMAGLAVVMALFALTAENKIATIVALLLMGAIGLAAAPGLQARAMKYASDAPTMASGANIAAFNVGNALGAWIGGLTLAAGYGFVSPLWVGAALALAGLGVAVAGSLGGGTSVARAASPGVARRAENVEAGVQ, from the coding sequence ATGCCTATCGGGCTTATCGCCCTGGCTCTGGGAGGCTTCGGTATCGGCCTCACGGAGTTCGGGATCGTAGGACTGCTGCCCGAGGTGGCAGACGACTTCGACGTCTCCGAGTCCGTGGCCGGGTACCTGGTCTCCGGCTACGCGCTGAGCGTCGCGATCGGCGCCCTCGGGCTCACCGCCGCGATCGCCCGCTTCGACCGCAAGAAGGTCCTCGTCGGACTGATGACCCTGTTCATCGTCGGCAACCTGCTCTCCGCCGTCGCCCCGACCTACTCGCTGCTCATGGTCGGCCGGGTCGTCGCCGCCCTGTGCCACGGCGCCTTCTTCAGCGTCGGCGCCGTCGTCGCGTCCGACATGGTCGCCGAGAACAAGAAGGGCAGCGCCATCGCCCTCATGTTCGGTGGACTGACCGCCGCCAACGTGCTCGGCGTGCCGCTCGGCACCTTCCTGGGCCAGCAGCTCGGCTGGCGCTCCACGTTCTGGGCGATCACGATCCTGGGCTTCGTCACCCTGGCCGGTATCCAGGCCCTGGTCCCGCAGAGCACCGCGTCCGCGCCGACCGACCTGCGCACCGAGCTCGCCGTGTTCCGGCGCGGTCAGGTGTGGGTCTCCATCACGCTGAGCATCCTCGCCTTCGGCGGTGTCATCGGCGGCTACACCTACATCGCCTTCACGCTCACCGAGGTCAGCGGCTTCTCCGACAGTGCGGTGCCGTGGCTGCTCGTCCTGTTCGGCGTCGGCACGTTCGTCGGCAACTTCTTCGGCGGCAAGGCTGCCGACAAGTCCCTGAACAACACCCTGATCGGCGCCATGGCCGGCCTCGCCGTCGTCATGGCCCTCTTCGCCCTCACCGCCGAGAACAAGATCGCGACGATCGTCGCCCTGCTGCTGATGGGCGCCATCGGCCTCGCCGCGGCGCCCGGCCTCCAGGCCCGCGCCATGAAGTACGCCTCGGACGCGCCCACCATGGCCTCCGGCGCCAACATCGCCGCCTTCAACGTCGGCAACGCGCTCGGCGCCTGGATCGGCGGCCTCACCCTCGCCGCCGGGTACGGCTTCGTCTCCCCGCTCTGGGTCGGCGCCGCGCTCGCCCTCGCCGGACTCGGTGTCGCGGTGGCGGGTTCGCTGGGCGGCGGCACCTCGGTGGCGCGGGCCGCCTCGCCGGGCGTTGCCCGACGGGCGGAGAATGTGGAAGCCGGCGTTCAGTAG
- a CDS encoding ArsR/SmtB family transcription factor translates to MTTHDLPTTGDLTSLLEPLKALANPVRLQVLQWLRDPEDHFPVNPEVTDPRRVGVCVSHIQAKTGLAQSTVSAYMATLERAGLVRSTRVGKWTHYRRDEERIAWLVEELRGGVGNGTGNDAGSGAGNTEGLSLLETVS, encoded by the coding sequence ATGACGACTCACGACCTGCCCACGACGGGCGACCTCACCTCGCTGCTGGAGCCCCTCAAGGCGCTCGCCAACCCGGTGCGCCTCCAGGTGCTTCAGTGGCTGCGCGACCCCGAGGACCACTTCCCGGTCAACCCGGAGGTCACCGATCCGCGCAGGGTCGGTGTCTGCGTCAGCCATATCCAGGCCAAGACCGGGCTCGCCCAGTCCACCGTCTCCGCCTACATGGCCACGCTCGAACGCGCGGGTCTCGTCCGCTCGACGCGCGTCGGCAAGTGGACCCACTACCGGCGCGACGAGGAACGCATCGCCTGGCTCGTCGAGGAACTGCGCGGCGGCGTCGGAAACGGCACCGGGAACGATGCCGGGAGCGGTGCCGGAAACACCGAGGGCCTCAGCCTGCTGGAGACCGTCTCCTAG
- a CDS encoding ScbR family autoregulator-binding transcription factor, with product MAQQERGIRSKRSILEAAAGVFGERGYDAASTNEILARAGLTRGALYHHFPSKEAIATALLEAQGEALVVPDQPMKLQAVIDLTLGFAQRLQYDTVLRASVRLAVEQSSFAPPAQTPYNQAIKVIEDLLRKADEQGELLPGTDIAEVASTVVGSFTGLQVMSQAYSNRQDLPTRIGALWRLILSGLAAPGILPRLRTTVPPDAVKEVAKEPVENEAGKAGEEKPQDTAEEAVEETVEGAG from the coding sequence ATGGCCCAGCAGGAGCGAGGCATCAGGTCGAAACGCTCGATCCTGGAGGCCGCCGCAGGCGTGTTCGGCGAGCGCGGGTACGACGCGGCCAGCACCAACGAGATCCTCGCGAGAGCCGGCCTCACCCGGGGCGCCCTCTACCACCACTTCCCCTCCAAGGAGGCGATCGCCACCGCGCTGCTGGAGGCGCAGGGCGAGGCCCTGGTGGTGCCGGACCAGCCGATGAAACTCCAGGCGGTCATAGACCTGACCCTGGGATTCGCCCAGCGGCTCCAGTACGACACGGTGCTGCGGGCGAGCGTACGGCTGGCGGTGGAGCAGTCATCCTTCGCGCCGCCCGCGCAGACCCCGTACAACCAGGCGATCAAGGTGATCGAGGATCTCCTCCGCAAGGCCGACGAACAGGGCGAGCTCCTGCCCGGCACGGACATCGCCGAGGTCGCGTCGACGGTCGTCGGGTCGTTCACCGGCCTGCAGGTGATGTCCCAGGCGTACAGCAACCGGCAGGACCTGCCCACGCGGATAGGGGCGCTGTGGCGCCTGATCCTGTCCGGCCTGGCGGCCCCGGGGATACTGCCCCGACTGCGCACGACGGTGCCGCCGGATGCGGTGAAGGAAGTGGCGAAGGAACCGGTCGAGAACGAGGCCGGGAAAGCGGGGGAGGAAAAGCCGCAGGACACGGCGGAGGAAGCCGTGGAGGAAACCGTGGAGGGAGCGGGCTAG
- a CDS encoding response regulator transcription factor, producing the protein MNQQVVDSARPHQEQQETDALRVLVVEHEAQAADSLVQELCRHGHLARSVPTAALALQAHHSVDLVLLDLDLPDLDGLEVCRRIRAAGDVPIITVTTRGAELDCVLGLQAGSDDYLVKPYRFRELLARMEAVMRRARPRQAPTPQQVITYGPLRIDARIRELLLEGRRVYLTPKEFDLLHLLASQPDTTLSRRQLMSQVWDDDWSHRGRTIDTHVSSLRGKLGSSNWIVTVRGVGFRLGHP; encoded by the coding sequence ATGAATCAGCAGGTCGTGGATTCAGCCAGGCCGCACCAGGAGCAGCAGGAAACGGACGCGTTGAGGGTGCTCGTCGTGGAGCACGAGGCGCAGGCCGCGGACAGCCTGGTGCAGGAACTGTGCCGGCACGGCCATCTGGCCAGGAGCGTTCCCACCGCCGCCCTCGCGCTCCAGGCCCACCACAGCGTCGACCTGGTCCTGCTCGACCTCGACCTGCCCGACCTGGACGGCCTGGAGGTGTGTCGCCGGATCCGGGCGGCCGGCGACGTCCCGATCATCACCGTGACCACGCGCGGGGCCGAACTGGACTGCGTACTCGGACTTCAGGCGGGCTCGGACGACTACCTCGTGAAGCCCTACCGGTTCCGGGAGTTGCTGGCCCGCATGGAGGCGGTGATGCGCCGGGCGAGACCGCGGCAGGCGCCGACGCCCCAGCAGGTCATCACGTACGGGCCGCTGCGCATCGACGCGCGGATACGCGAACTCCTGCTGGAGGGAAGGCGGGTGTACCTGACGCCCAAGGAGTTCGACCTGCTCCACCTGCTCGCCTCCCAGCCCGACACCACCCTGTCCCGGCGTCAGTTGATGAGCCAGGTCTGGGACGACGACTGGTCACACCGCGGACGCACCATCGACACACATGTCAGCAGCCTTCGGGGCAAACTCGGCTCCAGCAACTGGATCGTCACGGTGCGCGGGGTCGGATTCCGCCTCGGACACCCCTGA
- a CDS encoding ScbA/BarX family gamma-butyrolactone biosynthesis protein: MPSPTRVPGTDTASPTGSLLTTTVPRGYVHRAAVAEVFLTGWEAAPTAPAALASAASPAASPTGSDSFVVRAQLPRGHALFAPAHGHQDPLLLLESIRQAGTLLSHAEYGVPFGHQFLMWGLSFAATPAALTAGATPTDVELHTVCHDIVRRGRTISGMRYDVSVRRDGVPVATGGASFGVTSPAVHRRLREGRPTTVDRALPAPVDPADVGHTDPGNVLLAAPARTGGANGRVSGGVRGGANRWANRWELRVDTDHPILFDHPVDHVPGMLLIEAARQAARAATGRPDALLLGLESRFTRYAELDAPCWIEARVARPGAVGPGRAQDLRVHVLATQQGERVFAADLVLRDPAA; this comes from the coding sequence ATGCCGAGTCCGACCCGAGTGCCCGGGACCGACACCGCCTCGCCGACCGGTTCACTGCTGACCACCACGGTTCCCCGCGGCTATGTCCACCGTGCCGCCGTGGCCGAGGTGTTCCTCACCGGCTGGGAGGCCGCCCCGACCGCGCCGGCCGCCCTCGCCTCCGCCGCGTCCCCCGCCGCATCTCCCACCGGGTCCGACTCCTTCGTCGTCCGCGCCCAACTGCCTCGCGGCCACGCGCTGTTCGCGCCGGCCCACGGCCACCAGGACCCGCTCCTCCTGCTGGAGTCGATCAGGCAGGCCGGCACCCTGCTGTCCCACGCCGAGTACGGCGTCCCGTTCGGCCACCAGTTCCTGATGTGGGGCCTGTCCTTCGCCGCGACCCCAGCCGCCCTCACCGCCGGCGCCACCCCGACCGACGTCGAACTGCACACGGTGTGCCACGACATCGTGCGCCGGGGCCGGACCATCTCGGGCATGCGTTACGACGTCTCCGTCCGGCGCGACGGAGTGCCGGTGGCCACCGGCGGAGCGAGCTTCGGCGTCACCAGCCCCGCCGTCCACCGCCGGCTGCGCGAAGGCCGCCCCACCACGGTGGACCGTGCCCTGCCGGCCCCGGTCGACCCGGCCGACGTGGGCCACACGGACCCGGGCAACGTCCTGCTCGCCGCCCCGGCACGGACCGGCGGGGCGAACGGCAGGGTGAGCGGCGGCGTGAGGGGCGGGGCGAACCGGTGGGCGAACAGATGGGAGCTCCGGGTGGACACCGACCACCCCATCCTCTTCGACCACCCCGTCGACCACGTCCCCGGCATGCTGCTGATCGAGGCGGCCCGACAGGCGGCCCGCGCCGCGACCGGCCGTCCCGACGCGCTTCTCCTCGGCCTCGAAAGCCGCTTCACCCGGTACGCCGAACTCGACGCCCCCTGCTGGATCGAGGCCCGCGTCGCCCGCCCCGGCGCCGTCGGCCCCGGCCGGGCCCAGGACCTCCGGGTCCACGTCCTCGCCACCCAGCAGGGCGAACGCGTCTTCGCCGCCGACCTGGTCCTGCGCGACCCAGCCGCCTGA